The genomic interval gttcagttttgtgacacctggggcagggtaaaatttgagcccaggggaataattgaacaaatttggttgaggaccattagatgtcactacatactaaatttagtagccctagactatataattatgaacaagaagttttttttttaagtttgcacaaaataggccttatttaagcatatgttcatttttgtgacccccagggcagggtcaaatttgaacccagaggcataatttgaaaaaacttggtagagaatattaaatgtcactacataccaaatttggtagccataggctctataattatgaacaagaagatttttaaagtttgcacaaaataggccttatttaaccgtatgttaatttttgtgatccccggtGCAGTGTCAAaattgaccacaggggcataatttgaacaaacaaagtagagaactattaaatagcactacataccaaatgtggtagcactaggcccaaattgttatggacaagaagatttttaaatttcgcacaaaataggctttatataagcatatgttcaataaatgacccccggggcgggttcaaatttgaccccagggacataatttgaacaaatttgaaagaggttaacCCCAGGAACATTTGCGATAAATTTTATCACAATTGGttttgtagtttaggagaagatgtttaaagaaaatgttaaaatcatgcacgcccgacggacacaggaccatgacattagCCCCccctggcctctggccagtggagcttaaaaataaatatacaaatcgTTTTCAGTACTGCAATTTAAAAACAGTATCAGTTAATTATAGTTgtagtatttatgtatttttggttCTGTTGGTTGGATTTTACTTCATTTTTAACAACAATGTCCTATCACTGCGGTCAGATCCATTGGGCAGTTTTCCTCTGTAAGCATTTGACTGCTTGCACACCTTTAGCAATGGTGAGCCATTGATACTCAGACATGAGTGAGAGTATCATAGGTCACAACTTTCTTACAAGTTTTGGTATTTTCATCCTTTTAAATTATTAACAACACTTTTAATTATGGTAACTAAAATTTGATACATgaagaattatttattttaccttaaTTCTTGAATTTTCAAATACCGCTCCATCATGGGTAGAGCCCGGCCATTTCGCCACAACACTAATGAACCTGAAATGCATTATTTCTCAATTAATGGCCCACTTTTAAAGGGTAAGTTTTGGAACGAAAAATTAGCAGGAGTAATAACTAATAAGAGCTACATGAATCAGTGGAAAGCAATTTTGGCAAATTACCCCTGAGTTCAggatataaatgaaattaactcATACTTGATTATCATAATGAAGTAATGGTTGTAGCACTAGAACATTTTGTAATATGtcaaactaaaaacaaaatagttGAAGGGATTTAAGatatttgtactttaaaatgttaatGCATTTCACAACAAAATATAATCTATTAGTTTAATAAAAACTGAGTTGCTACATTAATTAAAGAGTGTATACATACTTCAAGCTTGTGTTTACAATCGCCTGGCAGTTGATGGCGTGGTAACCTTTTCGACAAACGTAGACTTCCTCATCTACAGTTGGAGTAGTGATTGGGATTAAGGTCCCATCCACTGCTCCAACAAGATTCGGAAGTCTACATTTGTTGTAAAATGCCCTCTTCTCTTTTACAACATCTTCTCTGTCGATTGGAAACCTGttttagaaaaattatatatataagaatATGTTTAAGCTGTGATGTGTATAAAATAATAACCATTTTaccattaattttacttttttaacaaaaacaataacataacccaatataccaatatatagaAATACACCTCTGAGAAAGCGctgtatttgagaaaaaaaatatcttttatattttatagtaatgtatttacatttgtattcacTTGCATCATACTTGTATCATAAAATGGTCATGATtatgatattgatttaaaaaaaaaaaacatagtaagAATTGTCAACTACAAGGCCACCATTTAATTTCAACATTTCAATTAATACTCATCAgctgataaatatataacaaaatggagatataaaatgtgaaatattgcagtaaaattgtTCATTGCCACCTCCACATACCAGTCGTTATATGAGCAATTTGGTAAAGCTTTTGGAGTCTGGAGTTGCGTTTTCATATATAGGATTTCTAAGAAAGCTACATTTTTCTACTGTTGCAGACTATTAACTTTAAGAATTGTCTGTGCCAAGCCCGTGTTTAACATCAATAAGTAAAAATGGATTGTCTATTtgtaacaatacaatacaaaacaaattttatttcaagtcggtttgtacataacaagtataacattagcgatgtatcACTATTGACCGACATAATATAACaacaaacatataacaaatatacaATTGAACATTACATGAaatttacattatataaacaaacagTATCGTCCTTGAGTTGagatcaattataataaataaataaattaattaacctGAATACAATAAACGtgattattttaacatgttaaaaacgaAAGAACTATGGCATgtgatatacaattataatatttagacAGTTAAGATCATagcattattaaaaataaattaaagataaCTTATAAGAATAAAAATTGTGCTGCAGTTGCTGATCTTGACCTTGGTTTATGAGctgctataaaaaaaataaaaaataaggtaaaaGTCTGACAATGAATATGGACACTAAAGTGTGacagataaaaaaagaaaaaccgtaGACTTAAGATTGTCTGTTTGTAACTGTAAgtacaataatattatatcaaatctATCTTACAGTTAAAGTATGTACCTAATATTGTCCAGGTTGTTGTTGACAGACTCCACAAAGTTATGCACAGTTCTGGACACGCTCGAGCGACTGATGCCATGGGTGTCGGCTAGTTCCGAATAGAATGCCCCTTTCGCAAGAAATCTTAGGCTGACGAGGATCTGCAGCAACAATGttaaaacattcataaataaaatttggtcacagtacttgaaatatcatttacaatcaaaagaccaataacaaacaaaaaaaaacgatcATGTTGGCCCTAGTAGCTTTACTCCACTGACTCCACTCTGCAGTTGAAAAGatcagaaaaaaggaaaacaattatgatgatgaaaaatgtgtgaacaactaataaattaatacaaactACTAAAAATACCAGTTCAAACTTACTGTACATGTACGTGACCtagattgtatttatttcatattgttggTTAACAAAGCCTTGAATTAATCCATAATTAGAATGAGTCTAATTACAACTCAATCGTTGTTCGATTTGCCTATTTATGCCTGCTTATCCAACGGTTATATtatcatacaatgtcattttagTATCCGTGTTGACCTGTTGATATGAGAACAAATTAAGACCGGATGTAAGAAAACAGCACTCTGCTGTACTTGATAACGATCGTAATCCCCGTACTTAGTGTGTCGATTTCTCCCAGCAAATATACAGTAACAAATTAGCAAATTCATGTCGATTGCATTAATGTTACCTTGGTCTCTGGCGAAATTGTTTTTCCGCCACGTTCGGATCTGGCAAGATCCTGCCCCAGAAGCTCCACTAGCTCCTGTGCGGTGGTTCTGTTTACCCGATACCGATTCACAAAGTCGATATCGCGAACCCCGCCTATCTCCAGACGGGGCCGGAACTCCCGCTCTGTCCTTCTCGCgttattttccataaaaaaaaacaacacgtcggccatattgaatttttttttaccgtCTGCGACTGGGTTTGTGTGATCgcatgttttaagcaaaatatCGCAAAAAACAGGTGCTCTTGCGATGTGCGATTTTTGATGAAACGCAAAATAGCCTCATTATTGGCGATGTGCGAATATCGCAACTCAAATCGGCGATGCGATATTTGATGAAACGCAAATTGCGATGCGATAAGAAATGTGCGATATTTTGGCATTAAAGTTGCGATgcgatcgttgatgaaacggggcCCTGCTAAACTTAAAATAAGTTTATTGCTTACGGATCGGatattacaaaatatttcttATTGTACTCTGTTTGGCTAACATTTTTATTAAGGTCGAATTACATTTGATAACATTGATATACGagctaaaatatttaaaattcaaaaaaTTAAATAGCTGTTGAAAGCTGTAGATTTGTCATTAAGGTAACAGATAATTATGTATTCGGTACTACGTTCAATAATACGATTATTGTCGTTTTATGTAATCAAAATCAATAAAACGGCTGTCACTGGCGAAAATAAACGTATAATATGTAGCATATGTATCAAAGCAATGcatgtattataaaatacaaatgacTCACTTAATCACATTGAGGTTTTAACGTTCAACGTAAACTATAAAACAATATGGCCTATTTTCTTCTTACTGTCAACGTAAAAGAACTAAATCGTGAATATGATGTAGTTCAAcgttaatatgtttatgttatcaAATTCACTTAAAAATATACACAATCATATTTGTTAATAGTTAATCTTTGAATATACTTTATATACATCCGTTTACTTGTAAAttataatcaatttaaaatattgcaattatGTCTTAAATAGTCATTACAGACATATCTTATTGTAATAAGTGTAATAAAGATACATTAAGAATAATACATATTCAACTCGATTCTGCCTTTGGGCGACCATGGGTCAGTTGTATTGATTTGTAAACAACGCGGGTAATTGATCGTTAGAACGTATAGTACAATTGGTTTTCTGTAAAACTTACACGACTTAAATCAGATATATTGGTTCATTGCACAACACTTGAGTAAATGCCTTAACGTTGCGATTATCATCAATGGTCGTAGATAGGCATAGTTCAACAGGCGGTGTCACGTAATATTGAGTTCATTTGAATGGTATTGAAGGTTTGCCAAAGCGAGCACATCGGCCTCtaaatgtacatatataatataccatAAATACAATCAAGTCAAATAACAAAAATCATGACCGATTGAATGAAGTTATAGGAAAATAGGACAATAAGTGTAGTTAAACATGAAGTGAAACCAAATAATGTGGTTCAGTGCACGTCGTATAAAAGGTAACTTTAATTTTACAAGTACACTGTAGtttattgatatacatgtattgcatcTTGCAACTAAATGGTGATTTTCGAAAAGATGTGCTTTAACTGAAGTTATATAATTACCTATTATATGTATCATTAATTTTCCGGATAAAGCATGCACTGTAGTTTGGAATAAGTTGCATATCGGTAAAAAAGCAGACATTTATACATTCATTTTACCGCTTAACAATTGGTTTTCCCGTGTCAATGTTACATGACTGTGTACTACATCTTGTCTTTCCTGTATAAACTATGCAGATAGTGTTACATACAAAAAATGCCCAACTAATCATAATTTTACAAGATGCACATTGCACAAGAGTTCGTTTCAACTGGCACCATATGATTGTTAGTGTAGAAACATTGTAGaaacattgaaatacaattaatcTTGGCTAAACTAATTTTCATTGGTTTGGTTTTAATATGCTTGGCTTGAAGTTTATTTCTTGTCACCACAACCGAAATCATAACTCCAACCGCTGTACGCAAAAAGGTCTAACCGTATGTTTCTGTTCAAAAAAGGTTTAAATATACACAAAAGAGGCAATGTATGTGTCAGATAACTAGCAATATGAAATATTACCGACGCCGATGAGTATTTTTCTGACCACGGTGGTTGTGAGATACTTCTTGTTGAGAAGAAAGTCAGTCAAGATGCCACTCACGACGGCCATCACAATATTTGTAAGGCAGGCTTGCCAGTGCACCAACCTGACAACAAGGAGGAGCTCGATGATCTGATGACACAAATGTTGGACACAGTTTTCACTCTCATTTTTACCTTTTTACTTTTGGATTTTTAGTTTCACACATTTACATGCAGTCAAAATAATAATCCATAAGATAAGAAACCACGCTACTATGTGATATGTACCACACTACTATGTGATATGTACCACACTACTATGTGATATGTAGTGACCACACTACTATGTGATATGTAGTGACCACACTACTATGTGATATGTAGTGACCACACTACTATGTGATATGTAGTGATCTATTACAATGTGATCGATAATCTCTTCATGAAAAGTTGTTGATTAGTGAttaaacagtatccagattaagtttgcaaatccagattatttgcaagcttttttttttttatttattgaacaattgtaatgaaattttgcatattcgTAGGAGGCAATGCGTActtacatataattgaaaaaaaaagagttaaatgtttttggaaagtagagttatttgatgataaagttgtcaCCCCCCGTGGGATCCCAACGGGCTTTTgtctcccccgttaagaattgcaattctccaacgggaTTTTTTTTCAGACGGGAGAATTtaacctatattttacaaaaaatgtaatttaaatattatgctttgttttcagtttcaatgtttacaaatacgcacgtttaagttataattgtaagaaatatgtactttaataagaaaataaagtgtttgtagattttcttcccccgtggggttttgacgggggatcccgtcaatctcccatatccattaaactccaacggaGTTTTCACGGGAgaccccgtcaaactcccatttaaattaaaccccaatgggagtttgacggagGCACCCCGTCTAACTCCAATTTAtgaagaactccaatgggagtttcaCCGGAGAAGGgaggggggatcagacttcaataaacagtttatacccattgcaatatattccattgtatcaAGAGtgaaagacaccaaactttattaaataattgatgttttctttttaaggtgtcaaaatcaataattattgaattttcttaactcagtactttacgttgaataaaatgtctttttgtaagatattagacccacatattgatatttctggaaagatgaatttaaaacgttccataattttgaaagactcagtgtataaataataaagtgacttatctcgaaaatatatttcatttaccttttgataatccaaacgttgcttttatccattactgtgatgataaatacaatccagaaagacaataacattggaaacatacttattgtcattcggaatcgtattattgtgttgtttattcccgtttaacagtttttgaagttttttgctcgaaattttgggtccgtctataatgcgtatgtgactcatattcgcgaatatgaacgaaacgagcgaatatgatcgaatattggcaatattgatgctttttctgcaatgttttttatcaacaaattacagtttaatgtaaaatataattaagactgttaacataaatagagcaatttcaactcgcacgttgtttggtcaactcgcacggaagtcaactcgtacctaagtcaactcgcacggtagtgaaactattgatgtgttaatgggttctaaatgagttatttatgcataaacacaaatgagaaatactttcagagtttagttcaatactttttattgcaatattttcacaaaataacacatttttttaaacaaatagtgtttacaacaggttacattatcggcacattataacaaTTTAGTGTTTTAGAAGTATGGTGTTTTACTCATAAGGTTTGCCTACTAATGGTCAgaataatgataaataaagacGAAAAAGGCAAGAGCGGCTCTCAGAAATGCTCTTATATTTTGCTAATCTAAGGAAAGATCTGGCTGAAGGGAAATAAATACACGGGGCGATGAAAAAGCAAATGGTACATATTTAGCGCAAGACCAGAAAATGGAAAATACTGTGTAAAGTTGgcacaaatataaggaaaataaagCATAAGACATAGCAAAACTATCAATAACTAAAATCGTAGAAGCATGGGACTTGAAAATATCAAAACACTAACAATCATCCAAATCGTAGAAGTGagtattttattattgtaaagTATGAGACTGCAACacagacaattatttttaatttacaatattaaaaaaaaaataacgttaaAATGGCCCGGTCATGTTTACGGTTTGAAGTAATTTATGACAGTTAAACGTGAAACGAAGAGCCGCACGTTTAGTGTTAaagagttaacccatttatgcctagcgtctacaaaaaaggccttggcaaaccgcgtagaccaagatgagacgccgcatgatgcggcgtctcatcagggtctgcgctgtttgcttaaaggaatttctgtaagaaatattctaaatatagaaataaataaactagaaatccctaattttggaaataaattgatccaatttagaaggatgggagagtccactaggcataaaggcataaatgggctaaaacAGCTTTGATTCACAAGAACTCACCTCAGCAACATTAAACCCGACCTTGCTCAAATACAGGAGCCCGTTGGTCAACAAGAGATCACGGACCCACTAACTAACGGAGTAACACAGGCACATCGCAGTCACGGGAAGTGACGTCAGGATAGACTTCCATGGAactttcattttcttaaaaatatatatacattttaaaatgatacGTACCATTTTTTTCCTGTGCATTTGACTTAATGCTTTATTTATGATTTGCGGCTGAAAACGCACGACTAGACCTTTTTTTAGTATATTTGCTTAAGCCAATAGACTATAGTATCGCAAATCAGAAACACGTATCGTATTCAagtgcgtgtttttttttaaagacagtaATGACCGGATGTTGACAGACGATATAGATAACGATTGTCCTCTACTAGACCCGTTTACAGAAGTTAATGTAAGAGATGGGCCTTTTTGTATGAAGGGGTGCACTACAAGATTGTAAAATCACTGCTAATATTCTGCTTATGAATCTCTCACGTAGTAGCATGTTGCTACATCATCAAAGTGAAACAATCGAGCAGAATACTTAGTTTAGTTTCATACCCCATAATCATGGACGTCATTACCCTGTGCATGCGTCATGAATTCAAACTCCGCATCGCTGATGTGGGCGTGATGGGAAGGTTTCTCATAAGCGAGATACGCCCATAGCAACCACCACATGATGCACAGTCCGCCTAGGTAAAACCTTGCTTAGTTAATTATCCAGTGATGCATTAAGGCTACACTTAAAAAGAATCGCTAACTACTATTTTGAAAGTTATTCATTGTCACAGAAGTTGGTTTATATGCCTTATTCTGAATAAAAAGTACACATGTTATAAGGGAAAGCCAAATCGTTTATATATTCGTCATGACTAATTAACTTGTGATGTTCATTCACACCGACCTACCGAAAATGTAGAAAATGAACTGCCAACATTTTTAAGTGCAGAAAACGTGACTTATATTAAAAGGTTTGCAAAAAGGCACCGTCAAAACGTATTCATAACAAACCAAAGGTATTGATTGTAACTGAATATAAAACTAAAGCAATGGTCAAGTTCAAGTAGAATACGCTCGCAAAATAAGGCGAGCTAAAACTTTACATCATgactgttttaaacaattatagacaAAAAAGTACGTGTTAAATGTGTAGTTTGCGTTTTAAATTCATTAGaatatgttttgaaaaacaaattattggAACATTGTTATATGTCAGTTTATACTATTTATGAAAGGGTAGCGGATTAAGGGACTTCGCTCTCAAGTCTTCATAAAGCAAGAATCATAAATTACCAAAAGCAACCTTGCAAATGCACATTTTACCGAgctttttacaaatgtttgtgATCAGCATTTAATTGTTTTTGGCAACCGCCAAAACTTCCCAACATGTGCGGAACTAAGAAATGCATCAGTGGTTAAAATACCAGTACTCGCTAATACGTTTTTCTCGTCACCTAGAACTTATTAAGGCAGACGTCCTAAATTTTTTGTCCCCATATTTTCTTGATTCTTTAACAATTTATGATATGTGTATACCTGAAGTAAAACGTGTCGTTAGGGGAAACTTTGACAAAGCTCCATTCTGACGTCAGAGTACTGCATTTGAACGATGGACGCACATAGGCCTCGCTTAATGACGTCACTTCCTTTCCTTCCCGGGACGTGCTGACGTCGATTAATTGTTGTCTTGTGCAGCTGACAGTCGCCAACTGCCGGCGTGAAGAACATCGAGGTACAGTAAGCCAGTCGGCTGCATGCGCTACAGCAAGCGATAACATTCCAGGATTCGAATCTGAAGCAAATGTAACTTTGTCCGTGTTCTGTCGGATAGCAATCATCGAACAGTGATGTTGTT from Dreissena polymorpha isolate Duluth1 chromosome 1, UMN_Dpol_1.0, whole genome shotgun sequence carries:
- the LOC127862196 gene encoding putative nuclease HARBI1; protein product: MADVLFFFMENNARRTEREFRPRLEIGGVRDIDFVNRYRVNRTTAQELVELLGQDLARSERGGKTISPETKILVSLRFLAKGAFYSELADTHGISRSSVSRTVHNFVESVNNNLDNIRFPIDREDVVKEKRAFYNKCRLPNLVGAVDGTLIPITTPTVDEEVYVCRKGYHAINCQAIVNTSLKFISVVAKWPGSTHDGAVFENSRIKGHLDATANVVLLGDSGYALSPSLLTPIMNPRSQQEERYNRRHKRGREVVERGFGILKSRFRCLHRSGGVLPYKPHQCAALFVACCRLHNLLMDNGEEQEVDADVIEEDDNNDDPVEVVLNQRGAAVRDYYVNLN